The Halostella limicola genome includes the window CGAGCAGGCGCTGCGCTCGCTCAACGCCATCAGCGCGAACCTGCTCGACGACTACGCGGGCGGGTTCTTCCGGTACGCCACCGAGAGCGACTGGAGCGGGATCCAGTACGAGAAGGTGCTCGACGCGAACGCCGCCCTCGTGCGTGCGTTCGCCAACGGCTACCTCTACACCGGGAAGGACGAGTACCGCGAGCCGGCCGAGCGGACCCTGGAGTTCCTGACGACGACGCTGTGGACCGGCGAGGCGTTCGCCGGCAGCCAGTCCGCCGGCGAGAGCGCCGACTACTACACGCTGGACCCGACCGAGCGCGACGACGCGGACGAACCGGCCGTCGACGACACGGTCTTCGCCGACTGGAACGCCGTGGCCGTCGACGCCCTGCTCACCTTCCACGCCTACACGGACGACGAGCGCGCCCGGCAGTACGCCGAGCGAACGCTGGAGTACCTCCGCGAGAACCTGATCGACGGCGACCGCGTCGTCCACTACCGCGACGGCGAGGAGACGGGCGAGCGCGGCCTCCTCGCGGACCACGCCCGCGTCGTTGCGGCGCTGTCGACGGCCCACCAGGTGCTCGGCGCGGACACGCTGCCGCTCGCCGAGCGCCTCGCCGAGTACGTCCTCGACGAGTTGCGGTCCGAAGGGTCGTTCACCGACGGTCCGGCCAGCGGCCCCGCGCTGCTCGACCGTCCGCTCCGTCCGCTGGACGCGAACGTCGAGTTCGCCGACGCGCTCCTGACGCTGCACGAACTCACCGGCGAGGACCGCTACTACGCCGCCGCCCGCGACGCCGTCGAGGCGTTCGCCGGCGCGAGCGACCGGTTCGGACCGCGCGTCGCCCACTACGCCGCCGTCGCCTCGCGCCTCCAGCGCGGCGCGCTCACCATCGCTGTCGCCGACGAGGCCGGGTCGGACCTCCACCGGGCCGCGCTCCGCATGGCCGACCACGAGAAGGTGGTCCTCCCGGCGGCCGGAGGCGACGAGTACGAACCGGGCCACGCCTACGTCGTGACGGACGACGACCTCTCCGAACCCGCCGCGACGCCCGAGGAACTCGGCGAACTGGTCGCCGACCACGTCAGTTGAGTTGTAAACCACGGACAAACGTTCGGTGCGTTTTTGGTCCTCCAGTCTGAGACGAGTACGTATGGCGAGTCTGAGGGACCTCGGGCTGTCGGAGTACGAAGCGCGGGCGTACCGCGCGCTGCTCAACACGGGCCCGACAACCGCTAAAGAGTTGTCCCGGGCCAGCGACGTCCCGATGGGCCGCATCTACGACGTGCTGAACAGCATCGAGCAGTACAACCTCGTCCGGAGCCAGACCGCGAGCCGGCCGAAGAAGTACGTCGCCGTCGAGCCCTCGACGGCGCTCGATCGCTTACTGGAGGACAAAAAGCGGGAACTAGAGGAGAAAGCCGAGCAGTACGAGAGCATCGTCGACGAGCTCAGCGACGAACTCGACGCGGCCGAGCCGGTGGAGGAGCAGTTCTGGACCGCCGCCGTCGGCGAGGAGGAGACGACCGACCTCCTGATCGAGCGGCTCTCCTCGGCCGACCGCCGCATCCGGATGGCCGCCTCCCACAAGTCCCCGCAGTTCGACATCAGCGAGGTCGGCATCCAGATAAACGAGCAGATCGAGGCGGCGCTCGACCGCGGCGTCGAGATCGACCTCCTGATGACCCCGAAGCTGGTCGACTCGCTCCCGAAGGAGGTCGGGCATCGCTACCGACACGACATGTCCGACCACCCGGACTACGAGGTCCGGACAACCGAGCGCATCAGCTCCTCCTTTTACCTCCTCGACGACGTCGAGGTGTGCATCCAGGTGCCGAACCCCCTCGACACGGGCGAGGCGTTCGCGATGATCGACCTGAAAGACCCCGAGTTCGCGACCAACATACAGGAGCAGTTCCAGCCGCGGTGGGAGGAAGCGGAGCCGCTGTCGATCTAAAAAGCCCTCGCGAGCGCTTGGCAGCGCTCGCGTCGCCCTTTTTATGTCCACCGGGAGAGCTTCGCTCTCCCGGGCCTTCGCTCACTTCGTTCGCGAAGACGCCAACGAGCGCCAAAGGCGCTTGTTCCAGGCCGCCGGTTTGCGCGAACCGTCGCGGTTGCGACTGCACGTTTCGAGCGCCTGCCCTTCCCCGTGCGTCTCGCGGCTACGCCGCGAGGCTCGTCACGCTACGCGTCACGGTGCTGGCAACGAGACGCCAGCGTGGCCGACTGTACCGGTCAGGGAACCTCGCGATCCCAAATCGGTTCGGTGTTCACGTCGATAGCCGCTGCGGTGACCGATCCGGTCTGAACGAAAACGATAGCGGTGTGTCGCTACGAATCGCCGTCCGCAGAGAGGAAGGAAGAACGGCGTTACCGGTCGATTTCGCCCGCCGCTTCCAGTTCGCGCCGGATCGTTCCCACGTCGACCTGGCGCTCGGCGTGGGCGTTGTGCTGATGGATCGACTCGTCGTTGGACTGCTTCATGGTGACGACGGCCTCGTCGGGGAGGTCGGGAAACTCCGCGACGACGCCCTCGGCCATGTCGCGGACGCAGTCCTCGACGAACTTCGCGTTCGCGTGGGCCTCGTAGGTCATGTGGTCCTCGTCCGGTCGCTTCGCGAGGTTGTAGATCCTGGCGGACATGGAGTCGCGGGCGACCTCGATGAGGTCGTTGAGGTCGACCTCCGGCGCGCCCTCGCTCTCGACGGTGAGGGTGGCGTGGCCGCGCTGGGCGTGGCCGGCCTGCGGGACCTCCTGCAGGAACTCCTTGACCTCGCCCTCCTCGACGCCGAGGTCTTCAAGCTTCCGGCGGGCGCGCTCGCTCATCATGCGCTGGGAGCAGGGACAGACCGTCATGCCGGTGACCCGGGTCCCGATCTCCTCGCGGGTGCCGTCCTCGGTGGCCGTCGCGCTGGCGATGATGTCGACGGTGCCCTGCGTGGGCTTGTGGCTCTCGGGCGTCTCGTCCTTGACGACGTACTCCGCCTCCATCGACACCTC containing:
- a CDS encoding TrmB family transcriptional regulator codes for the protein MASLRDLGLSEYEARAYRALLNTGPTTAKELSRASDVPMGRIYDVLNSIEQYNLVRSQTASRPKKYVAVEPSTALDRLLEDKKRELEEKAEQYESIVDELSDELDAAEPVEEQFWTAAVGEEETTDLLIERLSSADRRIRMAASHKSPQFDISEVGIQINEQIEAALDRGVEIDLLMTPKLVDSLPKEVGHRYRHDMSDHPDYEVRTTERISSSFYLLDDVEVCIQVPNPLDTGEAFAMIDLKDPEFATNIQEQFQPRWEEAEPLSI
- a CDS encoding DUF255 domain-containing protein, whose amino-acid sequence is MDDSAADTRVEWREWGPDAFAAADRAGKPVLLSLSATWCTHCHEMDEATYSEPRIAANVNDGFVPVRVDVDRHPRVGERYNMGGFPSTVFLTPEGEVLTGAGYLGPDGMRQVIDSVRQMWDAKGTAAGSIPRSVQGNDTPAGDLSEDIEGRMVGQLRAAYDETAGGWGTDAKFPMPRTVEFALKREREQALRSLNAISANLLDDYAGGFFRYATESDWSGIQYEKVLDANAALVRAFANGYLYTGKDEYREPAERTLEFLTTTLWTGEAFAGSQSAGESADYYTLDPTERDDADEPAVDDTVFADWNAVAVDALLTFHAYTDDERARQYAERTLEYLRENLIDGDRVVHYRDGEETGERGLLADHARVVAALSTAHQVLGADTLPLAERLAEYVLDELRSEGSFTDGPASGPALLDRPLRPLDANVEFADALLTLHELTGEDRYYAAARDAVEAFAGASDRFGPRVAHYAAVASRLQRGALTIAVADEAGSDLHRAALRMADHEKVVLPAAGGDEYEPGHAYVVTDDDLSEPAATPEELGELVADHVS
- the mptA gene encoding GTP cyclohydrolase MptA gives rise to the protein MSEQLPDVQASRPDVTVGLSQVGVTGVEKLVKIARNGKRPIVLMAEFEVFVDLPSWRKGADMSRNMEVIDEILEDAVSEETYRVEDVCGDAAERLLEKHDYTTKAEVSMEAEYVVKDETPESHKPTQGTVDIIASATATEDGTREEIGTRVTGMTVCPCSQRMMSERARRKLEDLGVEEGEVKEFLQEVPQAGHAQRGHATLTVESEGAPEVDLNDLIEVARDSMSARIYNLAKRPDEDHMTYEAHANAKFVEDCVRDMAEGVVAEFPDLPDEAVVTMKQSNDESIHQHNAHAERQVDVGTIRRELEAAGEIDR